TCAAGCCTATGCAGCATATACTAGCTCAAAATTCCTGTACGAATTCGCATTGTCCGAGCTATGCGACATCGAGCATAACATCCCCTGACTTACTTCGCGCCTCTTTCAATCCCGAGTACCCAAAGGATTTCAAAGCTTGAGCGATTAGCCCAAGCGCAACGAGAGTCGGGAATGAGATGAGAGGAAATCAGACCGAGAAGTCTCGCCGCATCCAACGAGTTGCTGCCGCGCGGACCGATACGACGCGAGCACGGTACCGCTCGCACAGCTCCCGCAACACCTAACAACGTTGAGGCATGCCGCAGCGGGCTGCACTTGTGTGCAGCCGCACGCTGCCGACGCCCCCCGGTAGCACCGGTAGCCACCGCGCGCGCAGAACTTCCACCACTACTTAGTTCGAGTTTCGCACTTTTGGACGGGGGTCAAGCCACCGCCCTCAAGGAGCCAGGCAGGAGCAAGAGGAGGTTTTGTCGACCCTGCTCGGCATGAGGGTTCGCAGAAATCGCGGCGCGCAGACAGGCGTAGCGCAGGGTGGTGAGCATGTCGGCGAAGGAGGGGCGTAGCTTGTGGCGGTACCAGGGCCGAAAGGGAGGCTTGTAGAGGGTATGGCCCTCCTGGGCAAACCACAGCACCGTCAGGCTGTAGAGGAGCATGGCCAGAGGCGCGGTACGTCGCACGGCCTGACGGCTCCAGCCTTGCGGCTCCTCGAAGCCCAGGTGGCTCTTGCTGCCCTGGAAGGCCTCGTCGATGGACCAGCGCCCCGCGTATCCACCCAGCACCCCCTCGACGGACGTCTCGGTGGCGGTGGAGTAGAAGGCTTGCACGGGACGGCCACCCGTCAGAGGCTCGACGGCTACCACCTTGAGAGGTCGCTGGTGCGTATTCCGGCCATCGTGATCACCCAGATCGGTCGATCGTGATCAGGTGGATCGGTCATCGTGATCGGAGCGAAGCGACGCTGACCGGGGACCTACTTCTCCGCAGACTCCTCCTTCCTGCGGGAGGGGCCCTTTAACACGACCCGATGGGAGTTATGTAGCACCCTGTCGCAAATAGCGTCGGCTACCGTCGGGTCCCCCAGGTGGTCGTGCCACTTCGTGGTGGGCAGCTGGCTGGTCATGAGGGTGCTGCGGTTGCCGTACCTGTCCTCGAGAATCTCGAGCATGTCCCGGCGCTCCTGCTCCTTGAGTGGAGCCAGCCCCCAGTCGTCGATGACCAGCACGTCCACCTTGGCCAGACGCGCCAGCACCCGCGCGTACGAGCCATCCGCGTGTGCCAGCGTCAGCTCGTCGAAGAGCCGGGGCGCTCTGCGGTAGAGCGCCTTGTAGCCCTTGCGGCACGCAGCCTCCGCCAGTGCGCAGGCCAGGTACGTCTTGCCGGTCCCCGTGGCTCCCGTAATCACCACGTTCTGGTGCTCGGCCACCCAGCGGCACGAGCCCAGCTGGCGCACCAGACTCTTGTCCAGCTCGCGCTTGGGCGCGTAGTCGAGGTCCTCCAGGCTCGCGCTGCTCAGCCGCAGCTTCGCCTCGCGCAGGCAGCGCGCCGTACGCGCGTTCTCCCGGTGCAGCCACTCGGCGTCCACCAACATCCCCAGCCGCTCATCGAAGGACAGCTTCGCCAGCTCGGGGTCCTTCTGCTGCCGTTCCCACTCGGCCGCCAGGGCGGAGAGCTTCAGGGAGTGCAGCTTCTGCATCGTCGGTTCGTTCAGCATGTGCTTGTCCTCGGGTGTGTGGCACCTGCTTGGGTGCCGCGGTGTTGGAGAGCTTCGTCGTCGCGCGCCGGCGCACGCAGTGCGACGGCGCGCCCCTCACGCACGAGGCTCGTGGGTAGCGTGAGGGTCAGTGGTAGTAGTCGCTGCCGCGCACGTTCTCGTGCGTCTGCGCGGCGAGCTCCGGTTGCGCTTCGTCCGTTGGTGGGGCGAGCCGGTCCAGCCCATTCTGGAGAATGGAGTCCACGTGCCGGAAGGAGCGGGCGCTCACGGCCAGGGCTCGCGTGCACGCCGCCTCCAGCCGCTCGTTGCCGTAGCGCCTGGCCAGCCGCAGTATCCCCAGGCAGGAGCGGTAACCCAGCTCCGGGTGAGGACGCTCGCGCAGGATGCTCTCCACCAGCTTCTGGGTGTTGGGGCCGATGGTGCCCGCCCAGTGCACCAGCCGCGAGGGCGTCCACTCCAGGTGCTTCTGGTGCGCCTTGGGCATGTGCTCCGGCTGCGTGGTGTGCCGGCCCCGCTCGTCGCTACGCACGTGACTCGCCACGCGCTCGCCGCGCTGGTACAGCTCCACCGTGGTGGCCGTCACTCGCGCCTCCAGCACCTGGTGCACCAGCGCGTACGGCACCGAGTAGAAGTGATGGTGCACCTGCACGTGGTAGTCGATGTTGACTCGCACCTGCTTCCACTCGCCGTAGGTGAAAGCCTCGGCCGGTAGCGGCCGCAGCGCCGGTTTGTCCAGCCGCTCGAAGAGCTCTCTCCGGCTCGCGTCGTACAGCCTCATTTTTCGGTTATTGAGGTCCTCCAGCAGCTCGCCAATGCGCTCGTTGAGCGCCTCCAGCGAGAAGAAGGTGTGGTGGCGCAGCCGCGCCAGTAGCCAGCGCTGCACCACCAGCACGCCCACCTCCACCTTCGCCTTGTCCCGGGGCGAGCGCGGGCGCGCTGGCAGCACCACCGTGCCGCAGTGCCG
This is a stretch of genomic DNA from Archangium violaceum. It encodes these proteins:
- the istB gene encoding IS21-like element helper ATPase IstB, producing the protein MLNEPTMQKLHSLKLSALAAEWERQQKDPELAKLSFDERLGMLVDAEWLHRENARTARCLREAKLRLSSASLEDLDYAPKRELDKSLVRQLGSCRWVAEHQNVVITGATGTGKTYLACALAEAACRKGYKALYRRAPRLFDELTLAHADGSYARVLARLAKVDVLVIDDWGLAPLKEQERRDMLEILEDRYGNRSTLMTSQLPTTKWHDHLGDPTVADAICDRVLHNSHRVVLKGPSRRKEESAEK
- the istA gene encoding IS21 family transposase; this encodes MATERLSMRHIREVLRQKWEQKRSHREVASSLGISAGAVGSVLARAAAAKLSWEQVEQMREEELEERLYGAVPKPTAQRPLPDPVYIHTERKKPGVTLELLHLEYLEKHPEGYRYTQFCEYYRQWLAKHRLTMRQEHRAGEKLFVDYSGNKPHLVDETTGERVEVELFVAVLGASNYTYAEATRTQRGPDFIASHQRCFVYLGGVPGALVPDQLKSGVTRACRYEPGVQRTYEEFARHCGTVVLPARPRSPRDKAKVEVGVLVVQRWLLARLRHHTFFSLEALNERIGELLEDLNNRKMRLYDASRRELFERLDKPALRPLPAEAFTYGEWKQVRVNIDYHVQVHHHFYSVPYALVHQVLEARVTATTVELYQRGERVASHVRSDERGRHTTQPEHMPKAHQKHLEWTPSRLVHWAGTIGPNTQKLVESILRERPHPELGYRSCLGILRLARRYGNERLEAACTRALAVSARSFRHVDSILQNGLDRLAPPTDEAQPELAAQTHENVRGSDYYH